The genomic region ATCACTCCGTAGGCGGCTTCTACGAGTTCGACTCAGTACAAAACGCCCGCGCCTACGCAGAAGGCATGTTGTCCGATATAGCCAAATCAATAAACGCCAGCCTCAGCATTAAATTATTTGATGGTGACGTCGTGGCCGAGGCAAGTAAAGGCATGAAATCACCTTACTTCGACGCCTAACAGCCATAACGGTTTTCCCTTAATCCCCCTAACCTTCTCCTTTTTATTTCCAAGGGGAAGGCGGAGGATGGGGTTGTTCTTTGGTCAAACTATCGCCCAAACGTCTCATTCACATTGTTTGACGTCACGCTTAGCAGCACAACTTTTATCGTAAGGCATAGATTGGGCTTGCTGTTCGATAAAATCTTTCCGTTAATGACTCGGAAATTACATAGAGTCGCGCGATC from Marinomonas rhizomae harbors:
- a CDS encoding YdhR family protein — translated: MTQPNRVFLYAELQVSALFTEEVWQEANPAMQTVTGLRNKTWLSGINNHSVGGFYEFDSVQNARAYAEGMLSDIAKSINASLSIKLFDGDVVAEASKGMKSPYFDA